From one Mangrovibacterium diazotrophicum genomic stretch:
- a CDS encoding SpoIIE family protein phosphatase produces MSELHVDVDLQQKMTHGQVVCGDVFHSRRISGEGRYILILSDGLGHGIRANVMATLTASMAMNYASFHTRPEIAANIFMRVLPRSSDGKESYATFTIIEIDNDELVRIINYDNPPTQIFRFGKPYLPRELEIPIRGEENKGKIIRVREFKPIKGDRIVFVSDGVTQSGLGEKRFPMGWGREKLEAFVQNQLEREPEVTATRLARKIMNQVEMNDGFEMKDDASCGVINFRKPREFMLITGPPFYKIKDQDFVSRVTGFPGKKIICGGTTAEIIAREMQLDISIQHHYDWDNIPPAADMEGFEMVTEGILTLSRVEEILESHTSNTRLENSPPEEVAKLLLEHDVIHILLGTRINRAHQDPEQPFEIQIRKFVVRRIVKILEERFFKKVFLEFI; encoded by the coding sequence ATGAGCGAGCTGCACGTTGACGTTGATTTGCAACAGAAGATGACTCATGGTCAGGTTGTTTGCGGCGATGTGTTTCACTCGCGCCGGATCAGCGGTGAGGGGCGCTACATCCTGATTTTATCCGATGGCCTGGGGCATGGCATCCGAGCGAATGTGATGGCAACGCTGACCGCTTCGATGGCGATGAATTACGCGTCGTTTCATACCCGGCCTGAAATCGCCGCTAATATTTTTATGCGCGTTTTGCCGCGAAGCAGCGACGGGAAAGAAAGCTACGCCACGTTTACGATCATTGAAATTGACAACGATGAGCTGGTACGCATTATCAATTACGACAATCCGCCGACTCAAATATTCCGTTTTGGGAAGCCTTACCTGCCAAGGGAGTTAGAGATCCCGATTCGGGGTGAAGAGAACAAGGGCAAAATCATTCGGGTCCGCGAGTTTAAGCCGATCAAAGGGGACCGGATTGTGTTTGTGAGTGACGGTGTGACCCAGAGCGGTTTGGGAGAAAAGCGTTTTCCGATGGGATGGGGACGCGAAAAGCTTGAAGCGTTTGTCCAGAATCAGCTGGAGCGCGAACCAGAAGTAACAGCGACCCGTTTGGCCCGCAAAATCATGAACCAGGTGGAAATGAACGACGGGTTTGAAATGAAGGACGACGCCAGTTGCGGAGTCATCAATTTCAGGAAGCCAAGGGAATTCATGTTGATAACCGGGCCTCCGTTTTATAAAATTAAAGACCAGGATTTTGTGAGCCGCGTAACCGGGTTCCCGGGGAAAAAGATCATTTGTGGCGGAACAACAGCCGAGATCATTGCGCGCGAGATGCAGCTGGATATTTCCATTCAACACCACTACGACTGGGACAATATCCCGCCTGCTGCCGATATGGAAGGATTTGAAATGGTGACCGAAGGAATTTTAACACTGAGCCGGGTTGAGGAGATTTTGGAAAGCCACACCAGTAATACACGGCTTGAAAACTCGCCACCCGAAGAAGTTGCCAAGCTGCTGCTGGAGCACGATGTGATTCATATCCTTTTGGGAACACGGATCAATCGCGCACACCAGGATCCGGAGCAACCTTTTGAAATACAGATTCGCAAGTTCGTGGTTCGGCGCATTGTGAAAATTCTGGAAGAGCGATTTTTCAAGAAAGTATTCCTCGAATTTATTTAA
- a CDS encoding 3-oxoacyl-ACP synthase: MNKQTIKAGLLDALIQLMDERMNEIEHSLQAAKESRDNDTKSSAGDKYETGREMIQQEMDKQAAQLAKTGAMKNDLLKINPEKKYELAEFGSLLVTNAGNYFLSIAYGKLAFMGEEYICLSLASPLGKSFFGKEAGDELVFGGKKIILEEIL, encoded by the coding sequence ATGAACAAGCAAACAATAAAAGCTGGATTGTTGGATGCGCTGATCCAATTGATGGACGAGCGAATGAATGAAATTGAGCATTCGCTTCAGGCAGCCAAAGAATCGCGCGACAACGATACCAAAAGCAGTGCAGGCGACAAGTATGAGACTGGTCGCGAAATGATTCAACAAGAAATGGACAAGCAAGCGGCTCAGCTGGCGAAAACCGGTGCGATGAAAAATGATTTGCTGAAAATCAACCCGGAGAAAAAATATGAACTGGCGGAGTTTGGTAGTTTGTTGGTTACGAATGCGGGAAACTATTTTCTTTCGATTGCTTATGGGAAACTGGCTTTTATGGGCGAAGAATACATTTGCTTGTCACTGGCGTCGCCCCTTGGAAAATCGTTTTTCGGGAAGGAAGCTGGTGATGAACTCGTCTTTGGCGGAAAGAAAATTATTCTCGAAGAAATTCTCTGA
- the rlmF gene encoding 23S rRNA (adenine(1618)-N(6))-methyltransferase RlmF: MPEKKTNSSSVKTELHPRNKNRERYNFPQLVAACPELAPFTKINPFGDESIDFSNPQAVKELNKALLSVDYGIEWWDIPAGYLCPPIPGRADYIHHIADLLASSNGGVVPTGSKVRCLDVGVGANCIYPIIGATEYGWNFTGADIDPVSLESAELIVSRNAKLVGEIELRHQVNPQNIFTGIIEPDDRFDLTICNPPFHASAEEAQRGTNRKNTNLRIRQQGKSNLNFGGKSNELWCVGGEEVFLQRMIRQSKQFEKSCLWFTSLVSKSERLPRIYKTLKQEQAVEVRTINMGQGNKVSRFVAWTFLTAAEQNEWIKKWK; this comes from the coding sequence ATGCCCGAAAAGAAAACAAATAGTTCGTCGGTGAAAACCGAGCTGCATCCGCGAAACAAAAACCGGGAGCGTTATAATTTTCCGCAGCTCGTTGCGGCCTGCCCCGAACTTGCCCCCTTTACCAAAATAAATCCATTCGGAGATGAATCAATCGATTTTTCCAATCCCCAAGCTGTAAAAGAACTTAACAAAGCCTTGCTGAGTGTCGACTACGGCATCGAATGGTGGGATATTCCGGCGGGATACCTTTGCCCTCCTATCCCCGGGCGGGCGGATTACATTCATCATATCGCCGATTTACTGGCGAGTTCAAACGGCGGAGTCGTTCCGACCGGCTCGAAAGTTCGCTGTTTGGATGTCGGTGTTGGAGCCAACTGCATTTATCCTATTATTGGAGCTACAGAATACGGGTGGAATTTTACAGGCGCTGACATCGATCCTGTTTCGCTCGAATCGGCAGAGCTGATCGTTTCCAGGAATGCAAAACTAGTTGGAGAAATTGAACTGCGGCATCAAGTCAATCCACAAAATATTTTTACAGGCATCATCGAGCCAGACGACCGCTTCGATTTGACGATCTGCAATCCGCCGTTTCATGCTTCGGCAGAAGAAGCCCAACGCGGAACTAACCGTAAAAACACAAACCTGAGGATTCGACAACAAGGGAAATCCAACCTCAACTTCGGAGGAAAGAGTAATGAGCTTTGGTGTGTTGGCGGCGAAGAAGTATTTCTGCAGCGAATGATTCGACAAAGCAAGCAATTCGAGAAGTCGTGCCTCTGGTTTACCAGCCTGGTTTCGAAAAGTGAGCGACTGCCGCGTATTTACAAAACGCTAAAACAAGAACAGGCTGTTGAAGTTCGAACCATCAACATGGGACAGGGAAACAAAGTCAGCCGTTTTGTCGCCTGGACTTTTTTAACAGCTGCGGAGCAAAACGAGTGGATAAAAAAATGGAAGTAA
- a CDS encoding DEAD/DEAH box helicase, translated as MSKSIKNQKNILAKLNIAELNPMQEEAQLAIHSNNEVVLLSPTGSGKTLAFMLPLIAGLKPEVKEVQALVIVPTRELAIQIEQVTRDMGSGFKTNAVYGGQSFSKDKLNLAHPPAILIGTPGRLADHLRRETFSTDEVRMLVLDEFDKSLEVGFEAEMSEIITLLPDLKKKVLTSATMHASIPAFVGLKKPAVLNFLGESESQLTIKTIVSPGKDKLETLVQALCHIGNEPGIVFCNYKESIDRISNYLSEKKIAHGCFHGGMEQVDRERALIKFRNGTHQLLLATDLAARGIDVPEIRFIIHYQLPGRSHEFTHRNGRTARMFSDGTAYILKWAEESLPEFIPDAEIEELTEAPLPQDSQWATLMISGGRKDKISKGDLAGLFFKQGQLGKDHLGVIELKQDCAFAAVHRSKVKQLIQLVDNSKLKNKKVRVAVVD; from the coding sequence ATGTCAAAATCGATTAAAAATCAAAAAAATATACTGGCTAAATTGAATATTGCCGAGCTCAATCCGATGCAGGAGGAGGCGCAATTAGCCATTCATTCGAATAACGAAGTCGTTTTACTTTCGCCAACCGGATCGGGGAAAACGCTGGCTTTCATGTTGCCGTTGATTGCCGGTCTTAAGCCGGAAGTGAAGGAAGTGCAGGCTTTGGTAATCGTCCCGACGCGCGAACTGGCTATTCAGATTGAGCAGGTGACCCGCGACATGGGCTCGGGTTTTAAAACCAATGCGGTTTACGGAGGCCAGTCTTTTTCGAAGGATAAACTGAATTTAGCACATCCACCGGCCATTTTGATTGGAACGCCAGGGCGCTTAGCTGACCATTTGCGCCGCGAGACTTTTTCCACGGATGAGGTTCGAATGTTGGTGCTCGATGAATTTGACAAGTCACTTGAGGTCGGCTTTGAAGCTGAAATGAGTGAAATTATTACCCTGCTTCCGGATTTGAAAAAGAAGGTACTAACCTCGGCAACCATGCACGCGTCGATACCTGCTTTTGTAGGCTTGAAAAAGCCAGCAGTTCTGAATTTTCTGGGTGAGAGTGAATCACAACTGACTATCAAAACGATTGTGTCGCCGGGAAAAGATAAGTTGGAAACGCTCGTTCAAGCGCTTTGTCATATTGGGAACGAGCCAGGCATTGTGTTTTGTAACTACAAGGAAAGCATCGATCGGATCAGCAACTATTTGTCGGAGAAGAAAATTGCACATGGCTGTTTTCATGGAGGCATGGAACAGGTGGACCGGGAACGGGCGCTGATTAAATTTCGGAATGGAACGCATCAGTTACTGTTGGCAACCGACCTGGCCGCCCGCGGTATCGATGTTCCCGAAATTCGTTTCATTATCCATTACCAGTTGCCGGGACGAAGTCACGAGTTTACGCACCGTAATGGTCGTACGGCTCGCATGTTCAGCGACGGAACCGCCTATATCTTGAAGTGGGCGGAAGAAAGCTTGCCCGAATTTATTCCTGATGCAGAAATTGAAGAACTTACAGAGGCTCCTTTACCACAAGACTCGCAATGGGCGACGCTGATGATTTCGGGCGGTCGAAAAGACAAAATCTCAAAAGGCGACTTGGCAGGATTGTTCTTCAAGCAGGGGCAGTTGGGCAAAGATCATTTGGGAGTGATCGAGCTGAAACAAGATTGTGCGTTTGCAGCAGTACACCGTTCCAAAGTAAAACAGTTGATTCAGTTGGTGGATAACAGCAAGTTGAAAAATAAAAAAGTTCGGGTTGCAGTAGTCGACTGA
- a CDS encoding dihydroorotate dehydrogenase-like protein, with protein sequence MADLSTSYMGLKLKNPIILGASNLVTKPEAIEQIEEAGIGAIVYKSLFEEQIQLESIQMDEELHEYEERSAEMTRLFPEMEHAGPKEHLMNVKALKNKVKVPVIASLNAIYETTWIDYARELEQTGVDALELNLYATPGYFEIEGEKIEEKQIQVVKSIKKAVKIPVSVKLSPFYSNTLNFIKKLDEAGADGYVLFNRFFQPEIDIEKEEFYYPWDLTQERDYQLALRYAGLLHGNIDASVAATRGISTSSDVIKMLLAGADVVQMVSAFYRKQPTYAATLIKELSDWMDAKGYKKIKDFRGKLSRKNMKDPFTYQRAQYVDILMKSEEVFKTHPMI encoded by the coding sequence ATGGCAGATTTATCCACTAGCTACATGGGGTTAAAATTGAAGAACCCGATTATTCTCGGCGCCAGCAATCTTGTTACAAAACCGGAGGCAATTGAGCAGATTGAGGAAGCCGGAATTGGTGCTATCGTTTACAAATCATTGTTTGAGGAACAAATTCAGCTCGAATCTATTCAGATGGATGAAGAACTGCACGAATATGAGGAGCGGAGTGCGGAAATGACCCGTTTGTTCCCGGAGATGGAGCACGCTGGTCCGAAGGAACATTTGATGAATGTGAAAGCGCTCAAGAATAAAGTAAAAGTGCCGGTTATTGCCAGTTTAAACGCCATATATGAAACGACGTGGATTGACTATGCCCGCGAATTGGAACAAACCGGTGTTGATGCGTTAGAACTCAACCTGTATGCTACTCCAGGATATTTCGAAATTGAAGGGGAAAAAATTGAAGAAAAGCAGATTCAGGTTGTTAAGAGCATTAAAAAAGCCGTGAAAATCCCGGTGAGCGTTAAATTGAGTCCGTTCTATTCCAATACCTTGAATTTCATTAAAAAACTGGATGAAGCCGGAGCTGACGGTTACGTACTTTTCAACCGCTTTTTCCAGCCCGAAATTGATATCGAAAAAGAAGAATTCTACTACCCCTGGGATTTAACTCAGGAACGCGACTACCAGTTGGCTCTTCGTTATGCCGGTTTGCTTCATGGCAACATTGATGCCAGCGTTGCTGCCACCCGCGGTATTTCAACTTCATCCGATGTGATTAAAATGTTGCTCGCCGGTGCTGATGTGGTACAGATGGTATCTGCATTCTACCGGAAACAGCCGACTTATGCTGCCACGCTTATCAAAGAGTTGAGCGATTGGATGGATGCTAAAGGCTACAAAAAGATTAAAGATTTCCGCGGCAAACTGTCACGCAAAAACATGAAAGATCCTTTCACCTATCAACGCGCACAGTACGTCGACATTTTGATGAAATCAGAAGAAGTTTTCAAAACTCACCCGATGATTTAG
- a CDS encoding DUF58 domain-containing protein, with the protein MKGNRTLYFSNRFFTALLGVVLLFTLGYPFPWIFIVARFALVILAATVLIDLLWLFASKGKISVKRKIGIRLSLGDENPVTLQLKSSFPFQLKIEIIDEVPSQFQKRDFYIKSHIGAGKRKNFNYFLKPLSRGEYEFGQTRVIAGTLLGLVQRRFSAGNEQMLPVYPSFISMRKFELMSISNRLEDIGIKRIRKIGQHSEFDQIREYVPGDDSRTLNWKATARKGALMVNQYQDERSQQVISLLDMGRVMEMPFEGMALLDYAINASLVISNTAMLKHDKAGLISFSNQLHSLVSPDRRGGHMQRILETLYNQKTDFSESSYERLYAAIHSRIRQRSLLVLYTNFEGLPSLKRQLPYLQKLASKHLLLVVIFENTEVKQLAANESKNLQEVYIHAIARKFIHDKKVMCNELKRYGILSLLTRPEELSVNLINKYLEIKARELI; encoded by the coding sequence TTGAAAGGTAACAGAACACTCTATTTCAGCAACCGATTTTTCACTGCCCTGCTGGGGGTTGTGCTGCTATTTACACTGGGCTATCCATTTCCGTGGATTTTCATTGTGGCCCGTTTTGCCTTGGTCATTTTGGCGGCAACCGTACTCATTGACCTCCTTTGGCTTTTCGCCAGCAAAGGCAAAATCTCGGTAAAACGAAAAATTGGAATCCGCTTGTCGCTGGGGGATGAAAACCCGGTTACGTTACAGCTGAAAAGTAGCTTCCCCTTTCAACTCAAAATTGAAATTATTGATGAAGTACCCTCGCAGTTTCAAAAACGCGATTTCTACATCAAAAGCCACATTGGCGCCGGAAAACGAAAGAATTTTAATTATTTCCTGAAACCGCTCAGCAGAGGCGAATATGAATTTGGCCAAACCCGCGTGATCGCCGGTACACTGTTAGGACTCGTACAGCGTCGGTTCAGTGCAGGCAACGAGCAAATGCTCCCGGTTTATCCGTCCTTTATTTCGATGCGGAAATTCGAACTCATGAGCATTTCCAATCGACTGGAGGACATCGGCATTAAGCGCATACGGAAAATCGGCCAGCACTCCGAATTTGATCAAATTCGCGAATATGTACCAGGCGACGATTCGCGCACACTGAATTGGAAAGCCACGGCACGCAAAGGCGCACTGATGGTCAATCAATACCAGGACGAACGCTCGCAACAAGTCATCTCACTATTGGATATGGGGCGCGTGATGGAAATGCCTTTCGAAGGTATGGCCTTGCTCGATTACGCGATAAACGCAAGTTTGGTAATCTCCAATACGGCGATGCTGAAACACGACAAAGCCGGCTTAATTAGTTTCTCCAACCAGTTGCACAGCCTGGTGTCGCCCGACCGCCGCGGAGGCCATATGCAACGAATTCTGGAGACACTTTACAACCAGAAAACCGATTTCAGCGAGTCGTCCTACGAACGCCTGTACGCAGCCATCCATTCCCGCATTCGGCAACGATCGCTGCTGGTTCTATACACTAATTTCGAGGGACTGCCCTCTCTAAAACGACAATTGCCCTACCTTCAAAAGTTAGCCAGCAAACACTTGTTGCTTGTCGTGATTTTTGAAAATACAGAAGTGAAACAGTTAGCTGCGAATGAATCGAAAAACTTGCAAGAAGTATACATTCATGCGATCGCCCGCAAATTCATTCACGACAAAAAAGTCATGTGTAACGAACTTAAGCGTTATGGAATTCTGTCACTTTTAACCCGTCCCGAAGAGCTTTCCGTCAATCTCATCAACAAGTACCTCGAAATCAAAGCTCGCGAATTAATCTGA
- a CDS encoding AAA family ATPase, which translates to MEENTLFENRTDFSSLSAAVEGIRAEIKKVIVGQDRMIDLLIVAMLTNGHSLIEGVPGVAKTLAARLLAKSVDTNFSRIQFTPDLMPSDVLGTSVYNMGKGEFQFKKGPVFSNLVLIDEINRAPAKTQSALFEVMEERQVSVDGISHPMQAPFLVFATQNPVEHEGTYRLPEAQLDRFLFKINVDYPSVEEEEDILNFHDSAKDQVKTEVISPVVTAEQLVAFQKQIFDVQIESGLKNYIARIVTGTRNHKDIYLGASPRASIHLMNAAKAVAAIEGRDFVTPADIKEVTVPVLAHRIILSPEKEMEGFRPEEMIQLLVQSIEVPR; encoded by the coding sequence ATGGAAGAAAATACGCTATTTGAAAACCGCACTGATTTCAGCTCGCTGAGTGCTGCAGTAGAGGGCATCAGAGCTGAAATTAAAAAAGTAATCGTCGGGCAGGACCGCATGATTGACCTGCTGATTGTGGCCATGCTAACCAATGGGCACAGCCTGATTGAAGGTGTTCCCGGAGTTGCTAAAACGCTGGCAGCACGTTTGCTGGCCAAATCGGTCGATACCAACTTTTCGCGCATCCAGTTTACGCCCGACCTCATGCCGTCGGATGTGCTGGGAACATCAGTCTACAACATGGGCAAAGGTGAATTTCAATTCAAAAAAGGACCGGTTTTTTCGAACCTGGTGCTTATTGACGAGATTAACCGGGCACCTGCAAAAACGCAATCAGCTCTTTTCGAGGTGATGGAAGAACGGCAGGTTTCGGTTGATGGGATCAGCCACCCCATGCAGGCTCCGTTCCTGGTATTTGCCACGCAAAACCCGGTTGAACACGAAGGAACCTACCGTTTACCTGAAGCTCAGCTGGATCGTTTCCTGTTCAAAATCAATGTGGATTATCCTTCGGTTGAAGAAGAAGAAGACATTCTGAATTTTCACGATTCGGCAAAAGACCAAGTAAAAACAGAAGTGATTTCTCCTGTTGTAACGGCAGAGCAGCTGGTTGCGTTTCAAAAACAAATTTTTGATGTGCAGATCGAATCTGGCCTAAAAAACTACATTGCCCGCATCGTTACGGGCACCCGAAATCATAAAGATATTTACCTCGGTGCCTCTCCCCGCGCGAGCATTCACCTCATGAACGCAGCAAAAGCAGTCGCGGCTATTGAAGGGCGTGATTTTGTGACTCCGGCAGACATCAAAGAAGTGACTGTGCCTGTATTAGCGCACCGGATTATTTTGTCGCCCGAAAAAGAAATGGAAGGTTTCCGCCCCGAAGAAATGATCCAACTGCTTGTTCAGTCCATCGAAGTTCCACGATAA
- a CDS encoding DUF4350 domain-containing protein, whose product MKGRIGYMIGLVALLVVLVLAESVVPKEADWRATYAKRDKIPYGTYVLHQSLTDLFPDYELNDIDRSFFQEWLDDSFEDGSLLVITQNFEPDSLDLNLLFDRVGRGNTALIAAEYFSQNLIDSLGIHFAYNFTLKDTASNLQCLGKNNWGPSFRFDKISTDRWFEVDSVPNAEAIGKSNDKINFVRVPYGDGFFLLHSQPRVFTNFHVLYNDHRYQQRVLSWLSSNQKKLDWDEYYKPFRLEANTPLRVILSIPALRAAYWTLLIGLFIYIISNMRRRQRAIPVVRPKMNLSLDFVQTIGLLYFDTKDHKNLATKMFAVFTEHIYSQYLLRIEQSDAFYKQLAAKSGTPEKLIRSIFDRHRQIQAKMQITEADLMIFNKEIEQFYQLSSQGITKTKLENSIPR is encoded by the coding sequence ATGAAAGGACGGATAGGCTATATGATTGGATTGGTGGCACTGCTGGTGGTGTTAGTACTTGCGGAGAGCGTTGTACCCAAAGAAGCAGACTGGCGTGCGACATACGCCAAACGGGACAAAATTCCCTACGGAACTTACGTTCTCCATCAGTCGCTGACTGACCTTTTCCCTGATTATGAATTGAACGATATTGATCGTAGTTTTTTCCAGGAGTGGTTGGACGACAGTTTCGAAGACGGCAGCTTGCTGGTGATTACCCAGAACTTCGAACCGGACTCGCTCGATCTCAATTTGCTATTCGACCGGGTGGGCCGGGGAAATACAGCTCTGATTGCAGCTGAATATTTTTCACAGAATCTCATTGACTCGCTCGGTATCCATTTTGCCTACAATTTTACCTTGAAAGATACCGCCAGTAACCTGCAATGTCTGGGGAAAAATAACTGGGGACCAAGCTTTCGTTTCGATAAAATTAGTACCGACCGTTGGTTTGAGGTTGATTCGGTACCGAATGCCGAAGCCATTGGGAAAAGCAACGATAAAATCAACTTTGTGCGTGTGCCATATGGTGACGGATTTTTCCTGCTTCACTCGCAGCCCAGAGTATTCACCAATTTTCATGTTTTATACAATGATCATCGCTACCAGCAACGCGTTCTTTCGTGGCTAAGCAGTAATCAGAAGAAACTGGATTGGGATGAATATTACAAACCTTTCCGGCTCGAAGCAAACACACCGTTAAGAGTTATTTTGTCCATTCCCGCTTTACGAGCCGCTTACTGGACGCTGCTCATCGGACTTTTTATCTACATCATATCCAACATGCGCCGTCGGCAGCGCGCCATTCCGGTTGTTCGGCCAAAAATGAATTTATCACTCGATTTTGTACAAACGATCGGCTTGCTGTATTTCGACACGAAGGATCACAAAAACCTGGCGACAAAAATGTTCGCTGTGTTTACCGAACACATCTATTCTCAATACCTGCTGCGCATTGAGCAGAGCGATGCGTTTTACAAACAATTAGCTGCCAAGTCGGGAACTCCGGAAAAGCTAATCCGAAGCATCTTCGACCGCCATCGTCAGATCCAGGCTAAAATGCAAATAACCGAGGCTGACCTGATGATCTTCAACAAGGAAATTGAACAGTTCTACCAATTGAGCAGCCAGGGGATAACTAAAACAAAACTTGAAAATTCAATACCGCGATAA
- a CDS encoding DUF4129 domain-containing protein: MIRLLARILLFTTLLTIQISNTVWAENSESAAKEVQFDSEKLEQYRNDIDFDYYSKNQESFQFRNKIMEYLVRFLRAVFSDKGAAPIVRYILLFAFVIFVVLKLSGGQFQWFLGSGARIQKGKVLIPEQDIHELNLLQLATDSRQNGNLRMSVRYYYLHLLKLMDASGIIQWHKDKTNRDYIREIKSDELKSQFKLQTQIFDYVWYGQFNLNEEQYLRVQSEFIKLFENIAKPRKQ, translated from the coding sequence ATGATTAGACTGTTAGCCAGAATATTACTTTTTACCACGTTATTGACTATTCAGATCAGTAACACCGTTTGGGCTGAAAATTCAGAAAGCGCTGCGAAAGAGGTTCAGTTTGATTCTGAAAAACTGGAACAATACCGGAACGACATCGATTTTGATTACTATTCCAAAAATCAGGAATCGTTTCAATTCCGAAATAAGATTATGGAGTATCTCGTTCGTTTTTTGAGGGCTGTTTTTAGCGACAAAGGGGCAGCTCCGATCGTCCGTTACATCTTACTGTTTGCCTTTGTAATTTTTGTCGTACTGAAGTTGAGCGGCGGTCAATTCCAATGGTTCCTCGGCTCGGGCGCCCGAATCCAAAAGGGGAAAGTTCTTATTCCGGAACAAGATATCCACGAGCTCAATCTATTACAGTTAGCTACCGATTCGCGACAAAACGGCAACTTGCGCATGAGCGTACGTTACTACTACTTGCATTTGTTGAAACTGATGGATGCAAGTGGAATCATTCAATGGCACAAAGACAAAACCAATCGTGATTACATTCGCGAAATCAAGTCGGACGAACTAAAATCTCAGTTTAAGCTGCAAACACAAATTTTCGATTATGTGTGGTACGGGCAGTTTAATCTGAATGAAGAGCAATATCTGCGGGTGCAATCCGAGTTCATCAAACTTTTCGAAAATATAGCAAAACCCCGAAAACAATGA
- a CDS encoding stage II sporulation protein M, with product MKEIVFIKRNSEKWKKIEDALNGHVRISPDELYNLYVGLNDDYSYARTFYPTGESSAYLNQLTIRVHQQIYRNKKIKKNQFAQFWKTDYPLLLYKNQKYFWYAFTIFVLSILIGVVSTAADPDFPRLILGDSYVNMTLDNIESGDPMAVYKKAQEMDMFLGITINNIRVAFYAFIAGVLFSFGSGLILLSNGIMLGCFQYFFYQHGLLGESILTIYIHGTLELFSIVMAGAAGLAIGNSILFPGTYKRLVSFQRGAVIGLKMVSGVVPLFIVAGFLEGFITRHTEFPNSIRITIIVASLAFIVWYFFRYPKTIHLKLSSNGKDF from the coding sequence ATGAAAGAGATCGTTTTTATTAAACGGAATTCTGAAAAGTGGAAAAAAATTGAAGATGCCCTAAACGGACATGTGCGCATTTCGCCCGACGAACTTTACAACCTTTATGTTGGACTGAATGATGACTATTCCTATGCGCGAACCTTTTATCCGACGGGAGAGTCTTCTGCCTATTTAAACCAACTCACAATTCGGGTTCACCAACAGATTTACCGGAATAAAAAGATCAAAAAGAACCAATTCGCCCAATTCTGGAAAACCGACTACCCTCTCCTCCTATACAAGAACCAAAAATATTTTTGGTACGCGTTTACCATTTTTGTATTGAGTATCTTAATCGGAGTGGTGTCAACTGCAGCCGATCCGGACTTCCCCCGTTTAATTCTGGGAGACTCCTACGTAAACATGACTTTGGATAATATCGAGAGTGGTGATCCGATGGCGGTTTACAAAAAAGCACAGGAAATGGATATGTTTCTGGGGATTACAATCAACAACATCCGAGTGGCATTTTATGCTTTTATCGCCGGGGTTTTGTTTTCCTTCGGTTCCGGACTGATCTTGCTTTCCAACGGAATCATGCTGGGTTGTTTCCAGTATTTCTTTTACCAACATGGTTTATTGGGAGAATCGATTTTAACGATATATATCCACGGAACACTCGAGCTATTTTCAATCGTTATGGCCGGCGCTGCAGGTTTGGCTATCGGGAACAGCATTCTGTTTCCCGGAACTTATAAGCGTTTGGTTTCGTTCCAACGAGGGGCTGTCATCGGTCTAAAAATGGTAAGCGGCGTGGTACCCCTGTTCATCGTCGCCGGATTCCTGGAAGGCTTTATAACCCGCCATACCGAGTTCCCCAATTCAATCCGCATAACCATCATCGTTGCATCATTAGCGTTCATTGTTTGGTATTTTTTCAGATACCCCAAAACCATACACCTAAAATTATCATCGAATGGAAAAGATTTTTAA